The Silene latifolia isolate original U9 population chromosome X, ASM4854445v1, whole genome shotgun sequence genome contains the following window.
CATTATTAAACTAGTTCACAATCGGGTCATTCATCGGGTTGAATCTAAATCGGGTCACGGGGTTGGGTCAGTTCAGGTTGGGGTTGGGTTGGAAAAAATAAGGTTGCAATCGGTTATCGGGATAACATCGGGTCGGATCAGTTTCAATTCACCCAATTTCCGTGTTCTAATGGGTCGGGTATCGTCAGATCGGATCAGTTTTGCTTTCTCTAGGTCATTAGGATTTAGGTGTAGCCTATAGGTAATTAGGTAGTTTGATGATCGATGATGATGAATCTATTgtcacaaaaacaaaacaaagcgGTTGGTAAAAACAGAGTAGTGGCTAGAATAAAGACAATAAAAATCATCAAACATCTTGAACCTCAGGGCATCGATAAGAAATCCCCACATCATCCCCAATCCAATTCCTCAAACATCCACACATTATCATTATTAGTCCCTCAGACTCACCATCACCACTACTCTCATTGTTATTgtccaaccaaaatcaaaacgAAAATGGCATCCTCAACAATAACACAATCATCATCATTCTCCCTCCTTCAATCAACACCCTCAACCTCATCCGGagtccgcagcagcagcagcagcagctcaGTCAGACTATCATCCACCCTCCGACCCTCGGTCCGCCGTCTTGGGTTCGCCGCCGCAGCAGACCCCACATTCACAAACCATGTCCTCTTATCAAAGATCCCATCTTTACATAGGAGCAAGACGGGGAGTGTAAGAGGGATTGTTTCGATGGCGAAAAAGAGTGTGGGTGACTTGACCTCGGAAGACTTGAAGGGTAAAAAGGTTTTTGTTAGAGCTGATTTGAATGTCCCTCTTGATGACTCTCAGAATATCACTGATGATACTAGGATTCGTGCTGCTGTTCCTACTATTAAGTATTTGATCAATAATGGCGCTAAAGTCATTCTCTCCAGCCATTTGGTACCCCACTCTCTCAAACTCTTTCTTTTAAGCTGcttacatccgaccccccctttCCTCCCAATTTCCCAATATACTATAATGCAGTGATTATCTTCAAAAAGCTTCTTTAGGGTATTTCAGTGGGGTATTCGATAAGTTGAGCATTTGATCTCATATCCTACACTACATTCCTCTTTTGTGACCTGCTTCATTGTGAGGCATTAAATTTCTGATTTTTGTTTTTACCTTCTTTATTTAGGGGCGGCCTAAAGGCGTCACTCCAAAATACAGCTTGGGGCCTCTGGTTCCTAGGCTTTCTGAACTCCTCGGCATCCAGGTACATCTTTTGCTTTAACTTCACATTCATATTTGTTACTGAATTTTTTTGTTTTGGAGTTCGGACATACAAATCAATTCATTACATGTCCATTTTGAGAAAGAAATATAGAGTATCCCACAAAAACACTCCCCCAATATTCTATCACATAATTTTGATCGTAAAGTAATTGTAATGAATTCTAGTGAGTGAATGGAGGGAGCTTAATGCTTCTGATGGTAAGATATGAAGAGCTGCGTTTGCAAgaccattttttttaaaaatcatTTTCCATGTTTTGGTCATGCTCTTCCATTGTAGGATATATTTTCTAATAGTGCCTACAATTTATCAGGTTGTCAAGGCTGATGATTGCATTGGTCCCGAGGTTGAGAAATTGGTGGCTGAACTTCCTGAAGGGGGTGTTTTGCTCCTGGAGAATGTCAGATTCtacaaggaagaagaaaagaatgaaCCCGAGTTTGCAAAGAAGCTTGCCTCCTTGGCCGATCTATTTGTGAATGATGCCTTTGGTACTGCTCACAGAGCACATGCATCAACTGAAGGAGTTACCAAGTTTTTGAGGCCATCAGTTGCTGGGTTCCTTTTGCAGAAGGTAGGCAGTATTTCTTTTCCTGTTCTGCACAGTTGCTGCATTCAGAAAATTGTTTTGGGAAGAAAACCTTTGATATTTCTCTATCATACTTGACTGTGGTTGAATTGTGCATGTGAACAAGTTAGTGTATTTATCCAGAGATGCACACTAGATTTTTATGGTGAGAAGTGAGCCACAGTGGCAGTTTTGCTGCAGACGGTTTAAAGGTCATAAATACCACCCGCTCCTCTATGACCTTGCCAATTGTATTAGCTGGTGTGTGGTATCTTTCACACAAGTTCATCTTCTCTTTTTCATATGATTCTTAGCAACATTGTGAGTTCTAACTTTTCGCTTGATAAATCTTCAAAAACAAAATCTGGTTTCCATTTTTATTATAAATTATTCCGCATATATGTTTCGTTGAACCTGTTTGACTTCAGATTGAGATTTGAAGTAATAATAGCTTTGCCTGTGCCCATCATTTGTTAATATGGAGTATCATGTAATTATACTTGATCAATTTTACTCCTGGATGTACAGCATCGTCAACACATGCCAAACAGTTACCCTATTTTCTGTGGCTCATAACATTAAATGATGATTTTTAAGTTGGTCTTACTGTATTATTTCATGATCATTTAATCAAAACCGTTGCTTTGAGCAGGAACTGGATTACCTTGTAGGAGCAGTCTCAACTCCCAAGAGACCATTTGCAGCTATTGTTGGGGGTTCAAAGGTGTCCTCTAAAATTGGTGTTATCGAGTCACTCCTAGAGAAATGTGATATTCTACTTCTTGGAGGAGGAATGATCTTCACATTCTACAAAGCTCAAGGTCTTTCGGTTGGATCATCCCTTGTGGAAGAGGACAAACTGGATCTTGCAACAACTCTCCTTGCCAAGGCCAAGGCAAAAGGGGTCTCTCTTTTGTTACCTTCTGATGTAGTAATTGCTGACAAGTTTGCTCCTGATGCAAACAGCAAGGTAAACTTGCTTGGCTTTCTGCTGTCTTTgttatcgtttttttttttgaaatgttaATCTTGAAAAGTATAGAGTAGTAATTAACAAAATGTGTTTGGGGCTAGAAATTATTTAGAAAAAATGGGTCCACTGAGGATTCGGTTGATTCTTTTAGAACAACTTTGCTGAGTCGCACAACTATCAAAAGTATTCTTTGCGAATGATTAAGCGAACCAATTGCTTAAAAAATCCTCAAATTATATGCGAAAATCCACTCAGTGATTGAAGTTCATGTTTGCTCAGTTAGTCAGCGTTTCATGATCGTCTTTGCTTAGCGATTCAGTGAAGAACCGAAGATGCTCCAATCGAGAATCAAAAAAAGTGTACATGAAATCATCTTTTAATAATAGTTGTAAGGCAAACCGACTTGATAATTATTTCAATTTTGAGCATAGAGAACTAACATTCTATTTTTGTTGTTTGAAATGATGGAAGAAGGATTTTAGTTACATTTATTGTATGGCATATTGCAGATAGTTCCTTCATCCGAAATCCCAGATGGCTGGATGGGATTAGATATTGGACCTGATTCTATTAAGAATTTCAGCGATGCTTTGGACACTACTCAGACTGTTATCTGGAATGGTCCCATGGGAGTATTTGAATTTGAGAAGTTTGCTGCTGGAACAGAGGTAAGCGAAAGTGCTTCACATTATATGCACTTTGGTTATATAATGTCTGTCCCTATACTGTGAACTCGTGTGAAGTAGCACTTGATTGATGTAATGTTCTGACGTAATTTTTATAAAAGGCTATGACGAAATAGTGTTTTTGCATTTTTAACACACTATCAATACAATTGTTAGCATTTTGTTTACTTTTAAAAAAGTTAACTAATTGTATCTTGTGAGATATTAGCGGTCAAAGAGAGACTATATAAATGGGACGAAAGACTTTAGGATTACGACGCTAAAAATCACTTGAAAAATATAGCTTACTAAATGTAGTTGCTAGGGTTCGTCTGTCATCAATAAAAATAAAACCATTTATCTTCTTATGCCCTTACCTTGTGCAGGCCATTGCTAAGAAGCTTGAAGAGCTTAGCAAGAAAGGAGTTACCACAATTATCGGGGGTGGTGACTCAGTGGCAGCAGTAGAGAAAGTAGGAGTGGCGGAGGCAATGAGCCACATATCAACTGGAGGTGGTGCTAGTTTGGAGTTGCTAGAAGGCAAAGAGCTTCCTGGAGTTCTAGCTCTTGACGAGGCCGAACCGGTTCCCGTCTAGGCCGAGGTCCTTACCATACAGATTATTTTTTTCCTCTTCTTCCTCCCGAATTCTCCGTCTCTTAACTTGAGTTGTGAAGGAGAAACAGCCTGCTGTCTCCCAACACCAAATTTGTAGCTGTTCACCAAATTTTTAAATAAATTTGTGTTAATTTCTGCCGATAACTTTAATTTCTCTTCTTTATTTTCTTGAACAAGAGCTTGAATGcagtataatatatatatatatatatatatatatatatatatatagaggtgggatccgATGAGAACGATCATtcagtgagaacggtgagaacgaactacCTAACCCAATTATTAATCCGGATTCgttaatatcgacgacgttttagtaaacgtcgacggcgtttttcataaaaaagacgctCACTGCCCCTCATCTCTCACTAGCCATTCTCCCTATTCTCTCTATTCTCTCTACTCAACCTCCAACTTCCACCAACActcaacaccaccaccacactgccaccacaaccacaccgccaCCACAACCACCGCCACCACACTGCTGCCACCACCACGCCGACCTTGCCGCCTCCACCGCCACCACACTGCTGCCTCCCACGTTGCCAAGTAagtgtggtttttttttttttttgttaaattagtttagaaattgaaaCCAAGTAAGTGTAGAATTTGTTAGTTTTTCGATTAAAATtcatgttaattagttgttattatgtaaattttggtATTGTTATATGTTGTTTGCGAAATATAGTTGATTGGGATTGATTTTTGAGTCgaaatttgttgttgttaattgaaTTGGGAGTGAATTTGTACGGTTTTTAGGGCGAAACCGCGGCCAAACGTTGGAAATGGTTGTTGGCCGTGGGTATAACGTTGGAATGCAACGTTCATCCGTGGCTGAACGTGGGAATTGGTTGTTTGGCCacggagaattttttttttttttaaaatttttttttttttttttttttttaaaaaaaaaaaaaaaaaatccgtggccaaacgtgggattccaacgtttggaccacggCCAACCTTGGTTTCCCACGTTTGGACCACGGCAAATGTTGATTTccaacgtttggtccatggttcAATCTTGGGGGTAAAAATTTCAGATTTACgcaaacaattaacaatatgttATTTACAAAATTAATGTCATGAACTAATTAGGCTGacatattgttaattgttgttgttgttttttgtttttaatttagttgagtttgagagaaatttttttagagagagaaggtCAAAAGGGCAGTcatcgtcttttttatgaaaaacgtcgtcgatatttactaaaacgtcgtcgatataaatcagcccccTTATTAATAAACAAACACGGCTTAACTCTCTTCACTACTCCTTAAGTCCTGACCATCACTACTCCTTTTAAGTCTTGATCATCTTTTTCTGGAAAAAAAAATCCCAAATCATAAACAACAATTCAACAAACCCATCCCCATAACATATGTTATGCGACATTATTAATTATGTAACCAAAGTAATTAACTCAATCACACCCCAATTCCTAAAAATCAATCGATTCCGATAATCAATTCCCTTTCGATGTCGACGCTAACGTGGTAGTCGAAGAAATCGGCAGTTTCTTCAGGTTCACGGTGGCATCACCAACTATGACCGTACCATCTTCTAGCCCGAAGTTGCGTTGCTCATCACCACCTTTGCGACTTTCATCGATGTTCGACGCCAACGACAACACGACCACCATCACCAGTGCCGCTCACTCTTGTCCCTGTCTCTTAATCTTACTCATGGAAACTTTCATATGTTGATTTATGGTGTCATTGCCAGGAACACCTCAAAAAATCAATTTATGCTACAGTGGTCGATTCATTTATGTTCGTTGGCATTAGTAAAAAATCAATTTGTTCTACACAAAATTAATGTATCTGGGTTctatattgatgtatctcaaaccaCTTTTTATGTACCTAGTAATTAATTTTGCGTATCTATGTTGGATACATTAAAATAATGGTTAGATACATAAAAAAATAGTGTAGATGCATTGAAATAGAGGGAAATCAACAAAGGGTAAGAGGTGAGGTAGGTGTCGCCGGCGAATTGTTGACTGTTGTTCACCAATTCAGACGCCAGTGGTTGCCGTCATCTAGATTATTGGCGAGAGAAACCGTCGACGGGGAGTCTTAAAGTAGCCTGTGGTTCATCGGCATAATCTATATTATCGACAGAAGTGTATCACCGTCGCCGGTACGGTGGTTTTTGAGTTGGCCTCGGGTTGGTGATATGGTGGCCTGGGCCGTCCTCATGAAATACCCGGCAAGTCTAGATCAAAAGAGGCTGCACGAGGTCACCAACGTTGCCGTGGAAGGGCGCACGAGCGCGACCTCAGTGGTTGTTGGGTGGCCTAAGGTGAGATCAGTGGTGGTGGTTGTCATTAATCAGGATGAGGGAGTGGAAAATTATAAAGGGTGAGAATGACGGGAGAGTATAagttttgggttttgattatGGGGCAGTACAACAAGTGCGTGTTAATTAAGTTGGCACAattagttcgttctcaccgttctcaccgagtaatcgttctcaccggatcctaaatctatatatatatatatatatatagaattaggatcacatgagtccaccctatctttttgagtccgtgagtccatgatacaatatcacactttatattaaacaatatcacagcttatattcaaaaaaaaaaaaaaaaaatcgaaaaaaaaatttgaaaaaaaaattccaaaaaaaagtcgtgatattgttttgtaatacaatatcacacgttacactaaacaatatcacagcttacataaaaaaaaaaaaaccttttttgaaaaaaaaatcgtgatattgttttgtaatacaatatcacacgttatactaaacaatatcatagctttaattaaaaaaaaaaaaaaaaaaaaaaaaaaaaaaaaaactttttcgaataaaaaaatttgaaaaaaaaaattttccgaaaaaaaaaatcgaaaaaaaaaatttgaaaaaaaaaaatttcgaaaaaaaatttgaaaaaaaaattcatgatattgttttgtatagtgcgtgatattgttttatggactcatggactcaaatatataggtggactcaccggatcttgcctatatatatatatatatatatatatatatatatatatatatatatatatatatatatatatatatatatatatatatcgggatctcgtgagtttggttcttatggtgagttgtgagtttgattCTTATGATAAGAGGAAATAGATAGACTAGATTGAatctaataaaaaaaaacaacgaaCGACACAGCAACCCCACCGACACAGCATCTGAACTTAACCTCCCtctaaacttaaaaaaaaaaccccaaaatcacTACGATTAAAACCTAGAAATTTCCGTAAAAGAATTACCATAACATCGATTTTGTCTCAATTTCACTATTTTCGCGCTTGATTTTGGTGTCGTACAATTGTTATCATCTCAATTTCACCAATTTCGGTGGTGAACTCCTGCTGTTGGCGGCTTTAACGGTGGTTTTGTGACTGGTTTATTCTGCTGTCAATGTGATGCATTTGTTTAATTTTCTTCGTAAAGCCAACTCTCAGGAACTTGTTTTCTGCAGGAAGGGTCTCATTGAAGTATTTGATAAGTTGGAATCTGGACAACTAGAAAAGGCTTCATCTTTGTCTGAGATTGTCAAGGAAATGCACAGGAAGAGGTTAGCTCCTTATCTTTTTTCTCTCTGTCTCTTTTCATAGCTGGACATTGCGACATCTTTTTCGCACCGTTATAAGTGTCTCACTTGTATTTGGTATCAAAACAGGCAAGGGGCTCCTAGGAAAAGAGGTGCCCCACCATCCGGGATTAAAGGGCGAGTACGACTCCGGTATGAAGAATCCTTCGATATCCAAAAAGTTCACTGAGTAGAAAATTATTAATGGAAGATAATTGTCGAATGTCGACTGAATGGAAAGTCTGAAACAAGTCTTATTTGTCGAAGATATAATTATGTCTTTGGTAGTTTCATCATACGGCGTATTTAATTTCACTGCTTTACCATGTGTTCTAGTTGATTCGGAAATTAAGGAATCATATTATTCATCAAACTTTCTGTTATCGCTTGGTAAGATGCGCTTACCATACAAAAATCCAAAACTTAAGGTCGCTTACCATACAGAGCTGCATAATCACGACTAAAAGCGATATTTAATTCCATGGCGGTGCCTAATGTTGCTAGCTTCATGAGACTTGGGGGACTTGAGTTCAACATTGATGTCCTACTAAATGAGTATGTTCGCTTTCATGTTGACCGGCCTTGCTATTTAATATGGGGCAACTTTCCTTGATTTTGAATAGGAGGAGTTGAAAAGAGCCAAAGCGCTAAATTTGACTTGCCTGTGTGTCCAATCTGCCACATTCATGTTATAGCTCTTGTGCTAATATTGTTTAAGGAGAGTTACTCATAACCTCATATTTTTCGTCAAGGTGGCTGGTGTGTGCTTATTTGTTGGATTTCGGCACCGCAACGGAACTAGACAAGTCATGGCAGTCACGGTTGCGCTTGCGTTAAGATGTAAGGTTTGATCATGTCCTCGGTTGAGGAAGCGGTTGGGCGGAGGTGATGCAGGGAGATGAGcgaggttgtggtggtggttccgAAACGGATTGGTGCGAGGAGCAAGTGGTTTGTCACGGTTACAAGCACGGGTGTCAAAAGTCAATAATTCTCTACACAATATCATGAGATAATAACACAAATAATAACACTGGaataataatgacaatgacacaacaataacactacaataacactagaataatagtacaataacaccagaataacactacaataacaaagacaataacacggaaaaaaaaaaaaaaaaaaaaaaaatcaagtagTAAAAAAAACCAAAGCGACAcctaataacatcacaataacacccgAATAACAATACCACCGAATAACAAACacaataacacatggtaaaaaaagattaaaaaaatcaaagtagtaaaaaaatcaaagtgacaccgaaataacatcac
Protein-coding sequences here:
- the LOC141623796 gene encoding phosphoglycerate kinase, chloroplastic-like, with amino-acid sequence MMMNLLSQKQNKAVGKNRVVARIKTIKIIKHLEPQGIDKKSPHHPQSNSSNIHTLSLLVPQTHHHHYSHCYCPTKIKTKMASSTITQSSSFSLLQSTPSTSSGVRSSSSSSSVRLSSTLRPSVRRLGFAAAADPTFTNHVLLSKIPSLHRSKTGSVRGIVSMAKKSVGDLTSEDLKGKKVFVRADLNVPLDDSQNITDDTRIRAAVPTIKYLINNGAKVILSSHLGRPKGVTPKYSLGPLVPRLSELLGIQVVKADDCIGPEVEKLVAELPEGGVLLLENVRFYKEEEKNEPEFAKKLASLADLFVNDAFGTAHRAHASTEGVTKFLRPSVAGFLLQKELDYLVGAVSTPKRPFAAIVGGSKVSSKIGVIESLLEKCDILLLGGGMIFTFYKAQGLSVGSSLVEEDKLDLATTLLAKAKAKGVSLLLPSDVVIADKFAPDANSKIVPSSEIPDGWMGLDIGPDSIKNFSDALDTTQTVIWNGPMGVFEFEKFAAGTEAIAKKLEELSKKGVTTIIGGGDSVAAVEKVGVAEAMSHISTGGGASLELLEGKELPGVLALDEAEPVPV